The Anaplasmataceae bacterium AB001_6 genome has a segment encoding these proteins:
- the fliP gene encoding flagellar type III secretion system pore protein FliP (The bacterial flagellar biogenesis protein FliP forms a type III secretion system (T3SS)-type pore required for flagellar assembly.): MEIPSIFRRSNFLILIFFSLLVLFLFCCVRDLSAASFSLNVGEESDLSSGILQMVILITLLSVAPSLLLMVTSFTRIIVSLSLLRTAIGLQQSPPNIVLTALSFFLTVFIMTPTISKIYDDSINPLMTNSISETEALEKAIKPVHAFMIKNVRQSDLATFMSIANVGKDEIKTPEEVPLEVILPAFIIGELKKAFEIGFLIFLPFLVIDLLVSSVLLAMGMMMLPPMTISLPLKLIFFVLIDGWNIVSESLVKSFIR; encoded by the coding sequence ATGGAGATACCTAGTATCTTTCGTAGATCAAATTTTTTGATATTAATATTTTTTTCACTGCTTGTACTCTTTCTTTTTTGTTGTGTAAGAGATTTATCAGCAGCTTCTTTTAGTTTAAACGTTGGAGAAGAATCAGATTTATCATCTGGAATATTACAGATGGTGATATTAATTACTTTACTTAGCGTAGCTCCATCTCTCCTCTTAATGGTTACTTCTTTTACAAGAATTATCGTTTCTTTATCCCTTCTGAGAACAGCAATAGGTTTGCAGCAATCACCGCCAAATATTGTGCTTACTGCTTTGTCATTTTTTCTAACAGTTTTTATAATGACACCCACTATAAGCAAAATATATGATGATTCTATAAATCCATTAATGACAAACAGTATTTCTGAAACAGAAGCATTAGAAAAAGCTATAAAACCCGTTCATGCATTTATGATTAAAAATGTTCGTCAAAGTGATTTAGCAACTTTTATGAGCATAGCAAATGTAGGTAAGGATGAGATAAAAACTCCTGAAGAAGTTCCTTTAGAAGTAATATTACCTGCATTCATAATAGGTGAATTAAAGAAAGCTTTTGAAATAGGCTTTTTAATTTTTCTGCCCTTTTTAGTGATAGATTTATTAGTCTCATCTGTATTATTAGCAATGGGAATGATGATGCTACCCCCGATGACAATATCTTTACCACTGAAATTAATATTCTTTGTTTTAATTGATGGATGGAATATAGTCTCAGAAAGTTTAGTAAAAAGCTTTATACGTTAA
- the recJ gene encoding single-stranded-DNA-specific exonuclease RecJ, producing the protein MSHYEETTEIKLPDHWIKKECDVKNSLFLQQTLSIPKFIAEILSAKGINPEQFESFIHPKLRYLMSDPEHLLDIKKAVEHIIIAIKNEEKIVVYGDYDVDGATSSALIKNYMRDLKYDVDIYIPDRIEEGYGLNVNALKKLSEKYKLCIVVDSGTVAHEQVTYANSIGLDIIIIDHHISQDILPDALAIVNPNRKDQVSDCKHLAAVGVTFLVLVILNKFIKNDEYFQNIEIPHLIKYLDIVALGTVCDMVPLIGLNRAFVIQGLKILRDRPNFGLEVFLRVFQNSQQKVFFNIDEYHLGFIIGPHINSGGRIGVSDLGAKLLSTRDENLAEMYVEELVSYNKERQNEEKHVLNSAIEKVKKYNLDELRYILLYSEDWHPGVIGIVAGRIKDMYHLPTFVISFNGEIGKASARSITGINIGNYILQAKESKIIIEGGGHAMAGGFSVAKNEIESLKNFFDSIFNLKEYDMRRKLYYDSIIKISDLTMDNVKLLKDISPFGMGNSEPRFIMKDFNILNIKILKDLHIMFFVEDKKTGYRVKSIAFNAYDTTTGDKIISKFFTHILFKVKLDLWRGKEVISLNIIEVF; encoded by the coding sequence ATGTCCCATTATGAAGAAACAACAGAAATAAAATTGCCAGATCACTGGATTAAAAAAGAATGCGATGTCAAAAATTCTCTGTTTTTACAGCAAACACTTTCTATTCCAAAATTTATAGCAGAAATCTTATCTGCTAAAGGGATTAATCCAGAACAATTTGAGTCATTTATACATCCAAAATTAAGATATTTAATGTCTGACCCTGAACATTTGCTTGATATAAAAAAAGCAGTGGAGCATATTATTATTGCAATAAAAAATGAGGAAAAAATAGTTGTTTATGGAGATTATGATGTTGATGGAGCTACTTCTTCGGCTCTAATAAAGAACTATATGAGAGATCTGAAATATGATGTTGATATCTATATCCCTGATAGAATAGAAGAAGGGTATGGCTTAAATGTTAACGCTTTGAAAAAATTATCAGAAAAATATAAATTATGCATAGTTGTTGATAGTGGTACTGTAGCTCATGAGCAGGTTACTTATGCTAATTCTATTGGCCTTGATATAATAATAATTGATCATCATATTAGCCAAGATATTTTGCCTGATGCTCTTGCCATTGTGAATCCAAATAGAAAAGATCAAGTATCTGATTGCAAGCATTTAGCAGCTGTTGGAGTTACTTTCCTTGTTTTGGTAATACTCAATAAATTTATTAAAAATGACGAATATTTTCAGAATATTGAAATACCACATCTGATAAAATATTTGGATATTGTCGCTTTAGGCACTGTTTGTGATATGGTTCCTTTAATCGGCTTAAACAGAGCTTTTGTGATACAAGGTTTGAAAATTCTAAGAGATCGTCCTAATTTTGGTCTAGAGGTGTTTTTAAGAGTTTTTCAAAATTCTCAACAAAAAGTTTTTTTTAATATTGATGAATATCATCTTGGATTTATTATAGGTCCTCATATTAATTCCGGTGGTAGGATAGGTGTATCAGATTTGGGAGCTAAATTATTGTCTACCAGAGATGAGAATTTGGCAGAAATGTATGTTGAAGAGCTTGTATCTTACAATAAAGAGAGACAAAACGAGGAGAAGCATGTTTTAAATTCTGCAATAGAAAAAGTCAAGAAATATAATTTAGATGAATTACGCTATATCTTGTTATATAGTGAAGATTGGCACCCAGGAGTTATTGGAATTGTAGCCGGAAGAATTAAAGATATGTATCATTTGCCCACTTTTGTTATTTCTTTTAATGGAGAAATAGGAAAAGCGAGTGCTCGTTCTATCACAGGGATAAATATAGGTAATTACATTCTGCAAGCAAAGGAATCAAAAATTATTATCGAAGGTGGAGGGCATGCAATGGCAGGCGGTTTTTCTGTTGCTAAAAATGAAATAGAAAGTTTGAAAAATTTCTTTGATTCTATATTTAATTTGAAAGAATATGATATGAGAAGAAAATTATATTATGATTCAATTATAAAGATATCTGATTTAACAATGGATAACGTTAAATTATTGAAAGATATATCTCCATTTGGAATGGGCAATAGTGAACCACGTTTCATTATGAAAGATTTTAATATTCTAAATATTAAAATCCTGAAAGATTTACATATTATGTTTTTTGTTGAAGATAAAAAAACTGGCTACAGAGTTAAATCCATAGCATTTAATGCCTATGATACGACAACAGGAGATAAGATAATATCAAAATTCTTTACCCATATTTTATTTAAAGTAAAGCTAGATTTATGGAGAGGAAAAGAAGTTATATCACTTAATATAATAGAAGTGTTTTAA
- the uvrB gene encoding excinuclease ABC subunit UvrB — MFKIKTSYQISADQSMAVKKICKGFKDNEKDIVLLGVTGSGKTFTMANVIQNLQKSTIILAHNKTLAAQLYEEMKSFFPDNRVEYFVSYYDYYQPEAYIAKTDTFIEKDSSINEKIDRLRHSATRSLLENDHVIVIASISCIYGLGDPINYLNMACPVKVDDQIPIETLKERLIELHYEQTTTNLFRGSFNVKGDVVSIFPSHYENRAWRISYFDDYIEKIEEFDPLTGASFATLDAISVFPNSHYVTPRMTINQTIRSISDELNQRIKEFDDFGKIVESHRIKQRTNFDIEMLYETGTCKGIENYSRYITGRKAGMPPPTLFDYFTKNSLLIIDESHVTVPQIGAMYNGDKARKNSLIEHGFRLPSARDNRPLKFEEWEEIRPITLYVSATPGRYELDQTDGKYVEQIIRPTGLLDPMCVIRPVDNQVDDLLNECHKEIRKGNKVLATTLTKKMAENLTEYMQDVGIKVSYLHSNITTLERIEIIRNLRKGIIDVIVGINLLREGLDIPECGLVAILDADKEGFLRSETALIQTIGRAARNVEGRVILYADTITKSIKRALAETERRRKIQEKYNIDNNIVPKTVNKVISGAFNEYLSDVIDIGDNETNIADLIAEMHEAAEELNFEKAIEIRNKINIINKNRNT; from the coding sequence ATGTTCAAAATAAAAACCTCTTATCAAATATCAGCCGATCAATCGATGGCAGTTAAAAAAATATGCAAGGGGTTCAAAGATAATGAAAAAGACATTGTTTTACTTGGTGTTACTGGCTCTGGAAAAACATTTACAATGGCAAATGTTATACAGAATTTACAGAAATCAACGATAATACTTGCTCATAATAAGACATTAGCAGCTCAATTATATGAAGAGATGAAATCTTTTTTTCCTGATAATAGAGTAGAATATTTTGTATCTTATTACGATTATTATCAACCAGAAGCTTATATTGCAAAAACAGATACTTTTATAGAAAAAGATTCATCAATAAATGAAAAAATTGATCGTTTAAGGCACTCTGCTACCAGATCGTTACTAGAAAATGATCACGTAATTGTTATTGCAAGTATATCTTGTATATATGGTTTAGGAGATCCAATAAATTACCTTAATATGGCATGCCCAGTTAAGGTGGATGATCAAATACCAATAGAGACATTAAAAGAAAGGCTAATAGAACTGCATTATGAACAAACTACAACAAATTTGTTCCGAGGTAGTTTTAATGTAAAAGGAGATGTTGTAAGTATTTTTCCATCTCATTATGAAAATAGAGCATGGAGAATATCCTATTTTGATGATTATATAGAAAAAATAGAAGAATTTGATCCTCTAACAGGTGCTTCATTCGCCACTTTAGATGCTATAAGTGTGTTTCCTAATAGCCATTATGTAACACCAAGAATGACTATTAATCAAACTATAAGAAGTATATCTGATGAATTAAATCAAAGAATAAAAGAGTTTGATGATTTCGGAAAAATTGTGGAATCACATAGAATTAAACAAAGGACTAATTTTGATATAGAAATGCTATATGAAACTGGTACGTGTAAGGGTATAGAGAATTATTCTCGTTATATAACTGGAAGAAAAGCTGGAATGCCACCTCCCACTTTGTTTGATTATTTTACTAAAAATTCTCTGCTAATAATAGATGAAAGTCATGTAACTGTACCACAAATTGGCGCTATGTATAATGGAGATAAAGCTAGAAAAAATTCTTTAATAGAACATGGTTTTAGATTACCTTCTGCTAGAGATAACAGGCCATTAAAATTTGAAGAATGGGAAGAGATTCGCCCAATCACTTTATATGTTTCTGCCACTCCTGGAAGATATGAATTAGATCAAACTGATGGAAAATATGTTGAACAAATTATTAGACCTACAGGCCTTCTAGATCCAATGTGTGTTATTAGACCAGTTGATAATCAAGTTGATGATTTATTGAATGAATGTCATAAGGAAATAAGGAAAGGTAATAAAGTGCTTGCTACAACTTTGACAAAAAAAATGGCAGAAAATCTTACAGAATATATGCAAGATGTTGGAATTAAAGTTTCATATTTACATTCAAACATCACTACTTTGGAAAGAATAGAAATAATCCGCAATTTAAGAAAAGGTATAATAGACGTCATAGTAGGAATTAATCTGTTAAGAGAAGGTTTGGATATCCCCGAATGTGGATTGGTTGCAATATTAGATGCAGATAAAGAAGGATTTTTGCGTTCAGAGACTGCTTTAATCCAAACAATAGGACGCGCCGCCCGTAACGTTGAAGGTAGAGTCATATTATATGCTGATACTATTACCAAATCTATTAAAAGAGCTTTAGCAGAAACCGAGAGGAGAAGGAAAATTCAGGAAAAATATAATATTGATAACAATATAGTACCTAAAACAGTTAATAAAGTGATATCTGGTGCATTTAATGAATATCTTTCAGATGTTATAGATATTGGTGATAATGAAACCAATATAGCAGATTTAATTGCTGAAATGCATGAAGCGGCGGAAGAATTAAATTTTGAAAAAGCCATAGAAATACGTAATAAGATAAATATAATCAACAAAAATAGAAATACCTAA
- a CDS encoding 50S ribosomal protein L28: MSKCCDLMLNKIVRYGNRVSKSNRKTRRQFRLNLINMRLESNILKRMFSFKINTRTLRTIYKKGGFDDFLQNTANAKLTDEGKKIKRKILKKVALSKNGEEAS, encoded by the coding sequence ATGTCAAAATGTTGTGATCTAATGTTAAACAAGATCGTAAGATACGGAAATCGTGTCTCGAAGTCAAATAGAAAAACGAGAAGACAATTTCGTTTAAACTTGATAAATATGAGGCTTGAAAGTAATATCTTGAAAAGAATGTTTTCTTTCAAGATAAATACTCGAACTCTCAGAACTATCTATAAGAAAGGTGGTTTTGATGACTTTCTACAGAATACTGCAAATGCAAAGTTGACTGATGAGGGAAAAAAAATAAAACGCAAAATATTGAAAAAAGTTGCATTGAGTAAAAATGGTGAAGAAGCTTCCTAA
- the lipA gene encoding lipoyl synthase, whose translation MVKKLPKPNWLRVKAPAGNIFEETKSLVKNLKLNTVCEEAACPNIGECWNKRHATVMILGSICTRACRFCNVDTGVPFPVDSFEPQRVALLVQNLKLRHVVVTSVDRDDLPDGGASHFAKTVNAIREISENTTVEILTPDFLGKMNSIEIITDAKPDVFNHNIETVPRLYRTIRPKASYFNSLMLLKKVKELNSKIFTKSGLMVGLGESMDEVIQVMEDLRSANVDFLTIGQYLQPTNNHAAVSKFVTPLEFKEMYDIALRKGFSMVSSSPLTRSSYHAEEDFLKLKKNKAI comes from the coding sequence ATGGTGAAGAAGCTTCCTAAACCAAATTGGTTGAGAGTAAAAGCACCTGCAGGGAATATCTTTGAAGAAACAAAATCTTTGGTAAAAAATCTAAAACTTAATACCGTCTGTGAAGAAGCTGCCTGCCCTAATATCGGTGAATGCTGGAATAAAAGGCATGCTACTGTAATGATACTTGGCAGTATATGTACTAGAGCTTGTAGATTTTGTAATGTAGATACAGGTGTTCCTTTTCCTGTGGATAGCTTTGAACCTCAAAGGGTAGCTTTGTTAGTACAAAATCTAAAATTAAGGCATGTTGTGGTAACTTCTGTTGATCGAGATGACTTACCAGATGGAGGGGCTTCGCATTTTGCAAAAACGGTGAATGCAATACGTGAAATATCTGAAAACACTACTGTAGAAATTTTGACTCCTGATTTTTTGGGTAAAATGAACAGTATAGAAATTATCACTGATGCTAAGCCTGATGTCTTTAATCATAATATAGAGACTGTTCCAAGGTTATATAGAACAATACGACCCAAAGCTAGCTATTTCAATTCTCTGATGCTGTTGAAAAAAGTAAAAGAGCTAAATAGTAAGATATTCACTAAATCTGGTTTAATGGTAGGATTAGGTGAAAGTATGGATGAAGTTATTCAAGTAATGGAAGATTTAAGGTCAGCAAATGTGGATTTTTTAACTATAGGTCAATATCTACAGCCCACAAATAATCATGCAGCAGTATCTAAATTTGTAACACCACTTGAATTTAAAGAAATGTATGATATAGCCCTCAGGAAAGGTTTTTCAATGGTTTCTTCCAGTCCTTTAACAAGATCATCTTATCACGCTGAAGAAGATTTTCTAAAACTTAAAAAAAATAAGGCAATTTAG
- the trpS gene encoding tryptophan--tRNA ligase, whose translation MKTTMFSGIQPTGSLHIGNYFGAIANWVDLQNDYDQSIFCIVDLHACTNLQSFDSLKQDTLSSYIYCLASGLDPKKSIIFVQSSVSFHTELQWILSCMTPISWLNRMTQFKDKSSAKNKICTGLMTYPLLMASDILLYDATHVAVGIDQKQHLELTCDLVRSFNTIFKSDIFTEPQYIGSRYLEKIMSLKNGNAKMSKSDSSERSRINLSDDPDVIRKKIMSAKTDSLNHLEINSLNERPEMLNLVNIYSILSGFNIEKICDLYVSNQEFKHQIAEMLVAKLIPIQDEVQKIRSDLDYVYNQISIANDKAADIAERKMKKIKDIINIF comes from the coding sequence ATGAAAACTACTATGTTTTCTGGAATACAACCAACAGGAAGTTTACATATTGGTAATTATTTTGGTGCCATCGCAAATTGGGTTGATTTGCAAAATGATTACGATCAATCAATTTTTTGTATTGTTGATCTACACGCTTGTACTAATCTTCAATCTTTTGATTCTCTTAAGCAGGATACTCTTTCTTCTTATATATATTGCCTTGCAAGTGGCTTAGATCCTAAAAAAAGTATAATATTTGTTCAATCTTCGGTTTCATTCCATACTGAATTACAATGGATATTGAGCTGTATGACACCTATAAGCTGGTTAAATAGAATGACTCAATTCAAGGATAAATCTAGTGCAAAAAATAAGATTTGCACTGGCCTTATGACTTATCCTCTGCTTATGGCTTCAGATATATTGTTATATGATGCTACGCACGTTGCTGTAGGCATTGATCAAAAACAACACTTAGAATTAACGTGTGATTTAGTCAGATCTTTTAACACTATATTTAAAAGTGATATTTTTACTGAGCCGCAATATATTGGTTCACGTTATTTAGAAAAGATTATGTCTTTAAAGAATGGGAATGCAAAGATGAGTAAAAGTGATTCTTCAGAAAGATCTAGGATAAATTTAAGTGATGATCCAGATGTAATAAGAAAAAAGATTATGTCAGCTAAAACAGATTCTTTAAATCATCTAGAAATTAATAGCCTTAATGAACGACCAGAAATGCTGAACCTGGTTAATATATATTCGATTCTTTCCGGATTCAATATTGAGAAAATTTGTGATTTATATGTTAGTAATCAAGAGTTCAAACATCAAATAGCAGAGATGCTTGTTGCCAAATTAATTCCTATACAGGATGAAGTACAAAAAATAAGATCTGATCTTGATTATGTCTATAATCAGATTTCTATCGCTAATGATAAAGCAGCAGATATTGCTGAGAGGAAAATGAAGAAAATTAAAGATATTATAAATATTTTTTAA
- a CDS encoding nucleotide exchange factor GrpE, translated as MTVFNRSVDSEQKEEKMAENEKEVEFKEDEKEQVNIEDLQKNIRSKTIEIDNLKRKLNVISNYVRSVEDEHKKQLDSLSVRKDEEMKKKEKFAVSNFSVDLMNVVENFASVISLINEDDYAQDDKLFNFIKGAKMTLGLFDDLLKKYGIEIINPDIGSAFDPNLHKAIKLEKDPEMPDNSVIEILRPGYRLGERILRHASVIVSGGDI; from the coding sequence ATGACTGTATTTAATAGATCTGTAGATTCTGAGCAAAAAGAGGAAAAAATGGCAGAGAATGAAAAAGAAGTGGAATTTAAAGAGGATGAAAAAGAGCAGGTTAATATTGAAGATCTGCAAAAAAATATCAGAAGCAAAACAATAGAAATCGATAATTTAAAACGAAAATTGAATGTTATAAGTAATTATGTTCGCTCTGTAGAGGATGAACACAAGAAACAGCTTGACTCTTTGTCTGTTAGAAAAGATGAAGAAATGAAAAAAAAGGAAAAATTTGCTGTCTCTAATTTTTCCGTTGATTTGATGAATGTAGTTGAAAATTTTGCTAGCGTGATCTCTCTTATCAATGAAGATGATTATGCTCAAGATGATAAATTATTTAATTTCATTAAGGGAGCAAAAATGACTCTAGGGTTGTTCGATGATTTACTTAAGAAGTATGGAATAGAAATTATAAACCCTGATATTGGATCTGCTTTTGATCCTAATTTACATAAGGCAATTAAATTGGAAAAAGATCCTGAAATGCCTGATAATTCTGTGATAGAAATATTGCGTCCTGGTTATAGATTAGGAGAGAGAATTTTGCGTCACGCTTCCGTTATAGTTTCCGGTGGCGATATCTAA
- a CDS encoding TrbG/VirB9 family P-type conjugative transfer protein, producing MKCYLKLILLITTLFFNISLAYSEIPVNQKGTNMISLAVRNVPRNVHIKHVLYKENTLYEYIGYYGVATIINFDKNEEIVNLIMGDTTAWQFHNLGNKLLLKPIGEPEIATTNAIIYTNKNRTYHIMMQAEEPNNIYDRSIPFEIKFIYNDNDTLDVKRISDMNSKLYKVNIADFEYINFEYTVSGNNLIKPLRVFDDRQFTYFKFYDINGDIPAIFSVDDDGYEALINFKIQDDYIVVDRVVSRFTLRHGTKHACVFNEAMPYSYIRERDDEATNIQ from the coding sequence ATGAAGTGCTATCTTAAACTAATACTATTAATTACTACTTTATTTTTTAATATCAGTTTAGCATATTCAGAAATTCCAGTGAATCAAAAAGGAACTAATATGATTTCTTTGGCAGTGAGGAACGTGCCGCGTAACGTTCATATAAAACATGTTCTATATAAAGAAAACACGCTATATGAATATATAGGTTACTACGGAGTCGCAACTATAATAAATTTCGACAAAAATGAGGAAATAGTAAATCTTATTATGGGAGATACAACAGCATGGCAATTTCATAATTTAGGAAATAAATTACTTTTAAAACCAATAGGAGAGCCAGAAATAGCAACAACAAACGCAATCATATATACAAATAAAAATAGAACGTATCATATTATGATGCAAGCAGAAGAACCCAATAATATATATGATAGATCCATACCTTTTGAGATAAAATTCATATACAACGATAATGATACATTGGATGTGAAGAGAATCAGCGATATGAATTCAAAGTTATATAAAGTTAACATAGCAGATTTTGAGTACATAAATTTTGAATACACAGTATCTGGAAATAACTTAATAAAACCTCTAAGGGTATTTGATGATAGGCAATTCACATATTTTAAATTTTATGACATCAACGGTGATATCCCAGCAATATTTTCTGTTGATGATGACGGATATGAAGCATTAATCAATTTTAAAATACAAGATGATTATATAGTAGTAGATAGAGTTGTATCAAGATTCACTCTTAGACACGGCACCAAACATGCCTGTGTCTTTAATGAAGCAATGCCTTATTCTTATATCAGAGAAAGAGATGATGAAGCAACAAACATACAATAA
- a CDS encoding type II toxin-antitoxin system RatA family toxin gives MSRVCFQDSKTLPFDSELLFDVILDINKYPEFLRWCKSVSILNKKGDTIDAHVSVVFKKIRSSYTSHIKFQRPENDKKCFIEIKSFDGAFKYLYTLWEILPLDKEKTKISIKVEFEFSNKLLHILLKQVYHKAQREIIDLFENRIKQIALQKK, from the coding sequence ATGTCTAGAGTTTGTTTTCAAGATAGTAAAACCTTACCTTTTGATTCAGAGTTGCTGTTTGATGTCATATTAGATATTAATAAATATCCAGAATTTTTAAGATGGTGTAAATCCGTTAGCATTCTAAATAAAAAAGGTGACACAATAGATGCACATGTTAGCGTTGTTTTTAAAAAAATAAGGTCTTCTTATACTTCACATATTAAATTCCAAAGGCCTGAAAATGATAAAAAGTGTTTTATTGAGATCAAATCTTTTGATGGTGCTTTTAAATATCTTTATACTCTTTGGGAAATATTGCCACTTGATAAAGAAAAAACAAAGATATCAATAAAGGTAGAATTTGAATTTAGCAATAAGTTGCTGCATATTTTATTAAAGCAAGTTTATCATAAAGCTCAAAGGGAAATTATTGATTTATTTGAAAATAGAATAAAGCAGATCGCTTTACAAAAAAAATAG